The Oncorhynchus gorbuscha isolate QuinsamMale2020 ecotype Even-year linkage group LG04, OgorEven_v1.0, whole genome shotgun sequence genome includes the window GAGCAGTACTTCTTTTTCCCTAAGAGATAGAACTAAATGATAGAGGACAGTGATTGCTCATTCAACGCCGCTGTGCCCCTGTGTGTGACCCGGAGCAGTTCCCCTCTTCTGCACACTGAGAGGATTcagttgttgctgttgttgttgactgaCGGGATTAATGAGGCCATTTACACCCGCAGATCAGCAGCCGCTTGTGAGAGCATAAAAGGGTTTAGTGCATGAGGAGGAAAAATAAACTTATATTAGGCTTGATTATCCCGTCCCGACACGACAGCTCCCCATGCGTTCCGTTCTCACCGGAGAATCATTTTCATCTCAATTTGTGGCACCGTGTACCGCCGGGCGCCGACACAGTCGCTTTATGAAACTCCAGCTGCAACCAACATGGCAGAGTTAGCTGAAAAGAGGAGATCAATTTCCTCTAATGATCTGACAGTTTCTATGTGATGTCTCAATTTACACTCATTCATTCAGATTGGTGAGGCTTTTTTTCTAGGGTGAGTGAACAATTGCACATTTTCTACACTTCCCCTCACAGATATATCACACGCAAGCGCCCATTCGCACGCACACACTTATAATATTCATTGCATTCAGTGTTTTGGTAAGTTAAAGAAACCAGACATTTCCCTTGTATTTTTTGTACTTCGGTAGTGGTACATCACATCTGGATGAGTGCTTGACCACAATTTGAGAGACGGGTCAGAAGTAGCAGAGACATTGAATGTAGCTTACTGTCTGAAGAGACGAGTGTTCAGTCTGTGATAGGAAGATGGACATCAACTCAGCTGTCATGACTGTGTAGAGGAAAGGTCATTCCACCATTGTTGGGTCATGAAAAGAGCTGTGACTGGGATGAGAGCAAGGATGGAAGTGCCAAGTTTCCAGCGGAGGCAGAGCACGGTGGCCGAGCCAGGGTGGAAGGCTTGATCGCTGCCTGGCTGCAGGTAAAGGGTAATACCCCTCATTGCCCTCGGCCTGTAGACAAGCAACAGGAACCGGTGGCACCATCTGAGCATATTCCGCTAGTAAGAGGAACAAAAAGTAGAACACAGACAAAGTAGCAGAGTAGCAGGCTGCCCAAGGTCTGAAATATGTTGCAAACTGCCACCAGGATCCAGTGAAAATAGTTGAAGAACGAAGTTAATCACTCAAAATGCAATTAAAACATTTTGATTCACTGAGAGACAAAGCCCGAGATGACACGACAAtgaaacattgaaatacagatttAATGAAGTTTCAAAAAATTAATTACCAGCTATTTTCTATGGTGAAACTCCTTATCAATATGCAAAGTAATGCAAAACAAGTTCAAATGAATCACAAGATCCTAATAAATCTTTCATCATAATCTGATCACCCTAGAGACAAGTAGAGGATTAATATGTTAATTTGACACATCAGATTGAGGGAGAGTAAATCAGAGTTTGCAGCTAATTGTTACATTTTTCTGCTTCCATCGTCAGTGAAGAAAAGCAAGATACCCTCTTCACTCTTTCAAGATGACTTCTCCAGCATCTTAGTTTTCAGACAAATGCTACATTAGATGCTTACACCATGCAGCTTTGAAGAGATTAATTCAAAGTAGTCTGCAAAAAAGGGACTTGCAAAGTAATATACCAACAGTATATTACCTCCTTTGTTTTACATTGATCTGAAACAGTCCGAATATAATTATCCTAGCCAGAATCTTACGTGTTCCCTAGAATAGCTTTGAGAATGCAAGTGTTCAGCTGAATGAGGTAGCATGACAGCCCTTCAGATCAGCAGTCCATACACAAGCAGGAGTTCCATTATATAAAAAGGTGCATTAGAGAGCTTTACACACATGCTTTATAGCCttactactgttattttattgctgctctttaatcaAGTTATTTGTATTGTATTTTGCTTTACTTATcacatttttcttaaaactgcattgttagttaagggcttgtaaataggcatttcactgttgtattcaatGTTTTTGGATGTAGCGAGTGTCACAGCAGGACCAGGGAATCCAGCTTTCAGATGTCAAGAGTGACGTGGTGTCCTGACATCCCTGGTGATATAATCATATATCAATCACACCTGAAGGGCAAAGGCGCATCTGGCAGGCAGAGTTGACATGGCACCAGTGAGCAAGCCTGTGTCTGGCCAGGGCAGGTGGCGTGTCAGACTATCAGGAACAGAGGTCACTCCAGGCAGCAAGGCAGTGAGGGGGTTGTACTGTGGCGAAAGCCATTCAATAATTAAACCATCCATACAGTGTGAAGTTTAAGAATAAATAAAAGTCATCTGAAACCCTATTGTGCAGAggaattctttttttttttttcagttgACAGGGAACGCTATCTGAAAAGCTACAGCAGCTGCTTCTTTTCTCTATAAAATAGGCCTAAAAATAGATGTTCCGTTATTGTACTAATTAATATACATGATATGTAAATAAAGTGCATTCTACAAGTTGGCTTGGCTGGCAGCAATTATTTATTCTCCTCTGATCCTTTCAGTCTTGTAGCTCCACCCAGGAGAATATGCAATTTGACCTAAAGACATGTCAGGCGTCTGTCAAAATACAGGGAAATTGGCTAAAAATAAAACAAGGCATTGGTTAGAGGCCTCTACTTATATTACGTGAAAAGGTTGTCAAGAAGCTCTCCCAGCAATGTGGCCGCTTTCGAGAGCACAACATCCAGCAACATTACTCATTTGGAATTCTGACAATTTGATATAGCCTTCTCCCTAACATATGTTTTACCAACCAATCAGCTGCATGAATGCCAGTGGGGAATTCTGTGTCAATATCACACACAAAACCTGTTTCATTGGACAATATACAGCACAAAGCAATTTACAACCAATCATGTGTTATGAGACTTTGTGGAATTCCAAGTGGGACATTTCTTCAAGGCTGACCCAAAACAGTAACAGGTCTTGTCAATCCTATTTACTGAACATGTATTGTAAGGAATCCATTGGgataaaataaatacacacacaggcagttaTGCATAGCTTGTCTCTGTGACcccggagagagaaagacaaaaacaCTTTATTATTAGCTAGTTATTAGTCAATGAAGCGTGGGAATGCCAGGCGGGTTGGCAGCCATTTCCCTCCTAATCACCAGAGCTCTCAGTCAAGAGACCACCTCAGACAGCAGGCTTCTCTTAAACCGGACTGTAGTTAACATGCATGTAAAAATCAAACGAGTGTTCATGTTATTAACCCAGCCTGATAGCTAAATGAAATGTACTCATAAATCTGAGGTTTGCTTTAGCAGGTGCATCAGAAATCTTCAAATGACATTCAGACTATAGAGGCAAGAAGCTGCTGTGTACTGCACTTGCAACCCAGTCTGAGCTGCAAGCTGTAAATAGCACACAAAAGGAACATGATtttctgtgaaacatttattagCTTAACATGAGCATGCATTTGTACATAACTCTGTATACAGATGGATAGCTCATTAATAGAAAAGTGTAATCTGGCTGTTCTGTTGCATGAGCATCAATTTAAACAACGCCTTTGTCAGCACCCACTGACCACTTTTCTTTCTGGTATAGAATGTGTAATGTTAATCTGTGTGACCACCACCAAAGCAAAACAGTGATATTGATAAGAAAATATACAACCTTATGCAATATCGCCATTAAACAACTGTACCTAGCACTCTAAATCATCCCAACAATATCCACGATTTTGGATCTCTCTGAAACTGAACATAAAGCCATCATTCATGACATTAAACCTTGAGAATCACCTCCGGACACAATTGTTGGCAACTGTCTGTAAGCAGGTGTACGTTTTTGATTGAGCAGCAAATCTTGGTCAATCCCCTTGTACCTGCACTATTAAAACATCATTATTGTTAGTAGGCTATTCCATGTTAAGAAAGGCGAAAGAAACCCCACTACTCATTTACAACCCAGGTCGTATTTTGGTACAATATAAGATTTAGCTGAGATtgggtaaataaataaacatgagaGGTTTTCAATCAGATAAAATGTACATTTATTACTTACAATAATTTATACCACCCTGAAACAGAGGTTGTGCCTGCTAATGGATGGAATAATGagccagacagaaacacactgatcTGTGATCTCAGTCCAAAAATTTAGCCTACAATTACTGTGTCCTCATCTGGGAACTCATAGAAGGGCACCTCAAGGTTGAGTGGGGCTGGGCCTTTCCTGATGCGGCCAGAGGCATCGTAGTGAGAGCCATGGCAGGGGCAGTAGTATCCGCCATAGTCACCAGCATTGGCGATGGGTACACAGCCCAGGTGGGTGCACACGCCAATAACAATGATCCATTTTGGGTTGGCGACGCGGTCCTTGTCGTGCTGGGGGTCACGTAGCTCAGCCATATCCACAGCTTCCTCTGCGGCGATCTCTTTCTCAGACCGGTGGCGGATGAACAGAGGCTTGCCCCTCCACTTGAAGGTCATATTCTTGCCCTCTGGGATCTCTCCCAGCTTGACCTCGATCTTGGACATGGCCAGGACATCAGCTGAGGCACTCATGGAAGAGATAAACTGTGTGGCCACGGTCTTGGCTGTGTAGACACCAACCACGGCTGTGGCCCCAGTGACAAGGTAGGAGAAGGTTTTCCTGGACTCGCTGCTCTCCTGAGAAGATTTCTTGGGGTCAAGCAACTCAGGCCGACGGTAATCAGAGAAATCTGGCACCTTGATGTCAGTGTGAGCGAATCGGACTGCAGCTTTTGCTGAAAAATAAAACAAGTCCATTAGATAAACAATCAAAACAGTATTAAGAGAAAGACAATGGCATGTGATAGGAAAGTACCAGAGGGCACATTATAGAAGCAGATACATCCAAGTCAATAGCTAGTAAGATAGCAAATTAATGATCAGATTGTATGAAAGTGAAGTTTAAATACAAAGTAGCTAGCTTTCTAATAGTTAGTTAGCCCATTAGCTGAGGAGTATTCATTATGTATTGCAATGGAAAACAGTTTAAGAATCAAACGGATCAAACACAATGATTACCCCCCTGAATTTGTCAATTTTAAACTATTTTGTtataaaacattttgcaacaaaaATCTGCCTAATGAACACACACTTGACCTACATGTTAGCTACCAACTCCCTTGCTAAAATGTAAGGTTAAACTAGTGACCAAGAAAACTCTCCTGACTCTAGCCACCAGAATCCGACCCTACCATTACACTGACCTGCATTGGGGTCAGAATGCAAACATGGTTACATTACGACACTGGAGACGGCACAAGATACAGGTCCACGTACCTCAATGAATGGATGGGATATGCCACTGTACTCAATTTTACCTTAATCCACACCGATACATCTTAaatcaatttttatttgtcacatgctctgaatacaacaggccttacagtgaaatgcttacttacaagctcttaaaacctcttggtgttagggggaagtattttcatttttgaaaaaaaaaacgttcccgtttcaaacgggatattttgtcaggaaaagatgctagaatatgcatataattgacagctttggatagaaaaaaactgatgttgcaggcgaaagccagagaaaaatccaatccggaagtgccccaggttttgaaagcgctgcggtccaatgactccctattcagctgtgaatgtaccatcaacgagcttacgctttctatgtattccccaaggtgtctacagcattgtgacgtagttttacacaTGTCTGTTGAGGAATAGCTgtaggcggccacattgcgtgagtggtcacatggtggctccgagagagattctcgcgtaaaataggtagccattactccaatcggtcctagtgaaaaatgaattgtcccgatggatatattatcaaaaagatattagaaaaacaccttgaggatggattctaaacaacgtttgccatgtttctgtcgatattatggagctaatttggaatatttttctgcgttgtggtgaccgcaatttccgggcgatttctcagccaaaagtGAAGAACAagcggagctatttcgcctacaaaaataatattttgggaaaaaatgaacttttgCTGTCCACCTgagagtctcctgagtgaaaacaccCGAAGtacatcaaaggtaaacaatttaatttgattacttttctgatttccgtgacaaggttgcctgctgctagcaaggcataatgctatgctaggctatgataaacttacaaatgcttgtctagcgttggctgtaaaagcatattttgaaaatctgagacgacagggtgattaacaaaaggctaagctgtgttccaatatatttctcctgtgattttcatgaataggaatattttctaggaagatttgtctgttgcgttatgctaattagtgtcagatgatgacaacggtcccgttcacaggatggggtgtcactacagGTTAAATTAAGATTAAGAAAAAAGTAAGAtataagaaaaacaaataattaaaagaGAAGCAGTGAATAACAatatctatatacagggggtaccggtacagagtcaatgtaaaGGGTCactggtgtcgaggtaattgagataattaTGTAAATGCAGGCAGGGctgttaaagtgacaatgcatagatgttaacagagagtagcagcgtgGGAGCAAATAGTCTAggtaaccatttgattagctgttcaggagtcttatggcttgggggtagatacctcttggacctagacttggcgctctggtaccacctgccgtgcggtagcagagagaacagtctatgactagggttgctTGAGTCTGATGATTTTTAGGGCCTtactctgacactgcctggtatagaggtcctggatggcaggaagcttggccctggtgatgtactgggccgtacgcactgccctctgtagtgccttgcggtcggaggccgagcagttgacataccaggcagtgatgcaatccgtcaggacgctctcgatggtgcagctgtaaaatattttgaggatctaaggacccatgccaaatcttttcagtctcctgagggggaataggtttgaaatACTGTTTGTTTTCCCGGAAAACTTCCGTTTCGTTCTCATGCTAGCTAGCAGTAGCCATTATGGAATGGCACATCACGTTGAACAACAAAATAAGCTGATAGGTTGACTGCAAACTGGCTGCAGTGGCTACTACTAGCTAGCATGAGGACAAAAATGGCAGTGTTCTAGGAAAACAAGCAGTATTTCAACCTTCTCAATCTATCAGTGTGGATTAAGATAACGTTTGGAGTGCAGTTGCATATCCCATCCCTGCATAGAGGTAAGCTTTCCGACCCATAATCGCACGCCAGCTCCATGGCGTCTTAATATAGCCAAGATTGCGTTCTGACCCCAGTGTAGCTAAGTGTCGACAAGTGTAACAGTGGGGTCAGAAACTGCTGACTATCATCACTAAGACCCACCTGTATGGGTTATGCAATGTTATTGTAACTAGAATGATCAAAATATGACATTACTTCACATAAGGTAGCAGCTAGTTAGCTATTTAGTTAGGTAGCTAGTCAGGTTGTGACCCCAGACTCCAGTCAGTTTCTTTAACCCAGAGGCGTCACATTGAGAGACTTACGGGAACGCTTGCAAAACAGACCATGCAAGGGTTTGCAAAGTCAATGAGGTAAGTGTTATACACAATGACGTATTTCTGCGCATGAGTTTAGCAAGGTAACGTTGACAATGCATCGCATAAGCATGAtcgggatttctattggagaagcagtttctggCTATCTTCAAACTGTACTGTCTTTGTGCCCCATACTGCAGTGCTGCTCCTCCTGCTAGTTAAAATGTCTTAGCCCCGTTCATCATGGGCAACCCACTTACTTAGCTAACTAACTAGATAATTGTTAAAAATATTATTATACCCAATCGATATGTGAAGTTAATTGTGCTTCTACCCAACATGTTTGTGGTTGTTGGTTGAAACCGTTTGGTCTTGACCTCGCAGTCAGCTACCttagttagctagttaactaGCCGGTTGGCTCGGCCGCTTCCAGCCAATGCAGTCTACACAGCTAACATTAGCGAGCTAATGAACACTAGGCTAAATTATGAAACAATCCTCAGATTCTACAGCATATCAATTGGACTTTAGTAAAATACAACAATGACTCAAGGAAAACCCGATTACTAACATTAGCCCTGAGATACTGCTAGCTTAGCTACTTACCATTTATGCTAACTGATACTGCAGGCCCAGTCTTTGGACTCTGACCGTTCAGGGACTCGCGGGTAAGGAAAGGTTTCTTCGTGTCTACCAACACTTTTTCTCCTTTTACAACCACCCCTGGAATAAGGGCTTTGAGGGGTCCAGCAACTGCATAGTTCGTAGCCTGCAAGTATGGAGAAAATACCCCCGAACGAGCGGCAAGTGACATCATCTTTTTAGCGAGAGAGGCTCCTtgcaatgctagctagctacgacCTTGTCTAGACTGTGCAAGGGGAACAAGCGCTGGTTGATTACGCAACACGTCAGGTGACGAAATTACGTATATCAGAAGGGTTACTGTGTGTTACTTTTCTACTGTGATGAGAAATATCTAATCCATTCTTCTCTTAGGGAATTATTATCTGATGAAAATACTTAAGACTTTTCTGACATTAAATTGTTTTATGtgttttgttttacacttttaCATTTTTTGCTCAAGTTTGAGATAACCAATCATAATTTGCATACATTTATTCCCTGCTTTGATAGCTGGGGCGGGactagtggttcgagcgttggaccAGTATGAAAGCTTGGTGGATGGAATCCCGGAGTTGACCTGGTAAaaatctttcgttctgcccctgaacaaggcagttaacgcactgttggccgtcattgtaaataagaatttgttcttaaatgacttgcctagttaaattaaatgtACATTTAAATATCACATCAGGACCTACGTTTAATAATTATCCTCATCATGCAGAAAAATACAAAACATTATGCATAGCTGCTATTTGTGTAACGGTTATACATTGACTTCATAGGTAGTGACATATAGATATTAAAAATACATCTTTGTCCAAATGTAGGCCCATGTCctgcattttttaaaatgtatttcacctttatttaaccagcttggccagttgagaacaagttctcatttacaactgcaacccgggtaagataaagcaaagcagtgcgacaaaaacaacaacacagagttacacataaacaaacgtacagtcaataacacaatagaaaaatctatatacagtgtgtgcaaatgtaggagagtatggaggtaaggcaataaataggtcatagaAGCGAAatgattacaatttagcattaacactggagtgatagatgtgcagatgatgatgtgcaagtagagatactgggctgcaaaagagcaagaggataagaaacaatacggggatgaggtagttgggtgtgctatttacagattggctgtgtacaggtacagtgattgataagctgctctggcagctgatgcttaaagttagagagggagataagactccaacttcagtgatttttgtaattagttccagtcattggcagcagagaactggaaggaaaggtggccgaagtaagttggctttggggatgaccagtgtaatatacctgctggagcgctgggtgttgctatggtgaccagtgagctgagataagatggggctttacctagcaaagacttatagatgacctggagcctgtggatttggcaacgaatatgtagtgagggccagccaacgagagcatacaggtcgcagtggtgggtagtatatggggctttggtgacaaaacagatgatactgtgatagactacatccagtttgctgagtagagtgttggaggctattttgtaaattacatcgccgaagtcaaggatcagtaggatagtcagttttacgagggtatgtttggcaatatgagtgaaggatgctttgttgcaaaataggaaacCGATTGGAGATTTAAtcttggattggagatgcttaatgtgagtctggaaggagagtttacaatctaaccagacaccttggtatttatagttgtccacatattctaagtcataaCCGTCCgtggtagtgatgctagtcaggcaggagggtgcgggcagcaatcggttgaagagtatGCACTTAgctttactagcatttaaaagcagttggaggccacggaaggagtgttgtatggcattgaagcacgTTTgtaggtttgttagcacagtgtccaaagaagggccaagaagggcagcgtagcctagtggttagagtgttggattagtaaccggaaggttgcaagttcaaacccccgagctgacaaggtacaaatctgtcgttctgcccctgaacaggcagttaacccactgttcctaggccgtcattgaaaataagaatttgttcttaactgacttgcctagttaaataaaggtaagaaaaaaaaaagtatacagaatggtgtcgtctgtgtagaggtggatcagagaatcaccagcagcaagagcgacatcattgatgtaaacagagaaaagagttggcccgagaaaaGAACCCCGtggaacccccatagagactgccagaggtccggacaacaggccctccgatttgacacactgaacattgtctgtcgataagaatgcgttgattgacagagttgaaagccttggccaggtcaatgaagacggctgcacagtactgtcttttatcgatgccggttatgatataatttaggaccttgagtgtggctgaggtgatcccatgaccagctcggaaaccagattgcatagtggagaaggtacggtgggattcgaaatggtcggttaTCTGTTTATTGACTTTGTTTTTggagattttagaaaggcaggacaTGATGTATagaggtctataacagtttgggtctagattgtctccccgtttgaagagggggatgaccgcggcagctttccaatcttctgggatctcagacgatacgaaagagagattgaataggctagtaataggggttgcaacaatttcggccgATTAttgtagaaagagagggtccaggttGTCTAGCCCAGCGGATttgcagggatccagattttccagctctttcagaacatcagctgtctggatttgggtgatggAGAAGcggggggaggcttgggcaagttgctgcagggggtgctgagatgttggccggggtaggggtagccaggtggaaagcatggccagccgtggaaAAATGGTTATTGAAATTATAGATTattgtagatttatcggtggcgACAGTGTTTTCTGTCCTCAGTGCAGAAGGCAGCTGGGTGGAggagctcttattctccatggactttacagtgtcccaaaagtTTGGGgaatttgtgctacaggatgcaaatttctgtttgaaaaagctagccttagctttcctaactgttTGAGGATATTGGGTCCTGACTCCCCTGAAAAGTTACATATCGcggggggctattcaatgctaatacAGAAGggcataggatgtttttgtgctggtcaaggtcagtcaagtctggggtgaaccaaggctatatctgttcttttCATTTCTCATTTCTACATTTGTTGAATGGCATGGTTATTTAAGATGGTGTgcaaagcacttttaaagagcaaccaggcatcctctactgatgggatgagcctacttgctgaagtgttttagggagcgtttgaaagtgatgaggggtggtcgtttgaccgcggacccattacgcatgcaagcaatgaggcagtgatcgctgaggtGTATTTGAAGGCCAAGttggtcagaatgatatctatgagggtgcc containing:
- the LOC124033867 gene encoding cytochrome b-c1 complex subunit Rieske, mitochondrial-like, with the protein product MMSLAARSGVFSPYLQATNYAVAGPLKALIPGVVVKGEKVLVDTKKPFLTRESLNGQSPKTGPAVSVSINAKAAVRFAHTDIKVPDFSDYRRPELLDPKKSSQESSESRKTFSYLVTGATAVVGVYTAKTVATQFISSMSASADVLAMSKIEVKLGEIPEGKNMTFKWRGKPLFIRHRSEKEIAAEEAVDMAELRDPQHDKDRVANPKWIIVIGVCTHLGCVPIANAGDYGGYYCPCHGSHYDASGRIRKGPAPLNLEVPFYEFPDEDTVIVG